In Gemmatimonadetes bacterium T265, one DNA window encodes the following:
- a CDS encoding cytochrome c biogenesis protein CcmF: MGSSIASSLILLGEVALWVAMLMAAWSATVSFAGAAQGRADLVKSGERAVYATAGFVVLASVGLWTALFTHDFSIKFVASYTSANLPKVYTFTAFWAGQAGSLLFWCLILSLYSAVAVFTGRGERTRAFMPYVAGTLGVVTLFFLLTLCFGANPFERLDWVPPDGRGMNPQLQNPGMAIHPPMLYLGYVATAIPFAYAVAALATRRLNADWLAPVRRWSLLSWFFLTVGITLGMWWAYVELGWGGYWAWDPVENASLMPWLTGTAFLHSIMIQEKRGMLRKWNVTLVVSTFLLAILGTFITRSGVIQSVHSFAQSPVGTWFAGFLAASIGVTAWLVSTRIKDLESQAELESMVSREAAFLYNNLVLVGIAFSVLWGTLFPILSEWVRGEKITVGPPFFNSVNIPLGLLLLALTGVGPLIAWRRASVANIRRQFVIPGIAGAATGVLLVMAGMHDFYAVVCYTLAGFVFGTIGQEFWKGTAARMRMYRENAAVALTRLVARNRRRYGGYVVHFGMVTMFAAFAGLAFKKENDVTLRTGETFRTRDPWGHAWAFTSQGVSQYKILNRYVTAVALDATRDGRRVGVITTEKRQHVDSQDQPTFEASTEVGILESAKQDTYVVLAGITGTDRAELRVTFNPLVVWVWFGGFVMAIGGLIVMWPQAERRRVQSGYAAPIPSATVGAPRPVLEPAMAMGRQA, from the coding sequence ATGGGCAGTAGCATCGCGTCGAGCCTGATCCTGCTCGGCGAAGTCGCGCTCTGGGTCGCCATGCTGATGGCCGCCTGGAGCGCGACCGTTTCGTTCGCCGGCGCCGCGCAGGGCCGCGCCGACCTCGTCAAGAGCGGCGAGCGCGCCGTCTACGCGACCGCGGGCTTCGTCGTGCTCGCGAGCGTCGGCCTCTGGACCGCGCTCTTCACGCACGACTTCTCGATCAAGTTCGTCGCGAGCTACACGAGCGCGAACCTCCCCAAGGTCTACACCTTCACCGCGTTCTGGGCGGGGCAGGCGGGGTCGCTCCTCTTCTGGTGCCTCATCCTCTCGCTCTACTCGGCCGTCGCGGTGTTTACCGGCCGCGGCGAGCGGACGCGCGCCTTCATGCCCTACGTCGCCGGGACGCTCGGCGTCGTCACGCTCTTCTTCCTGCTCACGCTCTGCTTCGGCGCCAACCCGTTCGAACGCCTCGATTGGGTGCCGCCCGACGGGCGGGGGATGAACCCGCAGCTGCAGAACCCGGGCATGGCGATCCACCCGCCCATGCTCTACCTGGGCTACGTCGCGACCGCGATCCCGTTCGCCTACGCCGTGGCCGCGCTCGCGACGCGCCGCCTCAACGCCGACTGGCTCGCCCCCGTGAGGCGCTGGTCGCTCCTCTCCTGGTTCTTCCTCACCGTCGGCATCACGCTCGGCATGTGGTGGGCGTACGTCGAGCTCGGCTGGGGCGGCTACTGGGCCTGGGACCCGGTCGAGAACGCGTCGCTCATGCCCTGGCTCACAGGCACCGCGTTCCTCCACTCGATCATGATCCAGGAGAAGCGCGGGATGCTCAGGAAGTGGAACGTGACGCTCGTCGTGAGCACGTTCCTCCTCGCCATCCTCGGGACGTTCATCACGCGCTCGGGCGTGATCCAGAGCGTGCACTCGTTCGCGCAGTCGCCGGTCGGGACGTGGTTCGCCGGTTTCCTCGCGGCGAGCATCGGCGTGACCGCCTGGCTCGTCTCGACTCGGATCAAGGACCTCGAGAGCCAGGCCGAGCTCGAAAGCATGGTGAGCCGCGAGGCGGCGTTCCTGTACAACAATCTCGTGCTCGTCGGGATCGCGTTCTCCGTCCTCTGGGGCACGCTCTTCCCGATCCTCTCCGAGTGGGTGCGCGGCGAGAAGATCACCGTCGGCCCCCCCTTCTTCAATTCGGTCAACATCCCGCTCGGCCTGCTCCTGCTGGCGCTGACCGGCGTGGGACCGCTCATCGCCTGGCGGCGCGCGTCGGTCGCGAACATCCGCCGGCAGTTCGTCATCCCGGGGATCGCGGGCGCGGCGACGGGCGTGCTGCTCGTCATGGCCGGCATGCACGACTTCTACGCCGTCGTCTGCTACACGCTCGCCGGCTTCGTCTTCGGCACGATCGGGCAGGAGTTCTGGAAGGGGACGGCCGCGCGCATGCGCATGTACCGCGAGAACGCGGCCGTCGCCCTCACGCGTCTCGTCGCCAGGAACCGGCGTCGCTACGGCGGCTACGTCGTGCACTTCGGTATGGTGACGATGTTCGCCGCCTTCGCCGGGCTCGCGTTCAAGAAGGAGAACGACGTCACGCTCCGCACCGGCGAGACGTTCCGCACGCGCGACCCGTGGGGGCACGCGTGGGCGTTCACGAGTCAGGGCGTGTCGCAGTACAAGATCCTCAACCGCTACGTCACCGCGGTCGCGCTCGACGCGACGCGCGACGGCCGGCGCGTCGGCGTGATCACCACCGAGAAGCGGCAGCACGTCGACAGCCAGGACCAGCCGACCTTCGAGGCGTCGACCGAGGTGGGAATTCTCGAGAGCGCGAAGCAGGACACCTACGTTGTGCTCGCCGGCATCACGGGCACCGACCGGGCCGAGCTGCGCGTGACGTTCAACCCGCTGGTCGTGTGGGTGTGGTTCGGCGGGTTCGTGATGGCGATCGGCGGCCTGATCGTGATGTGGCCGCAGGCGGAACGGCGGCGGGTGCAGAGCGGGTACGCGGCGCCGATCCCGTCGGCGACGGTCGGCGCGCCGCGGCCGGTCTTGGAGCCCGCCATGGCAATGGGGAGGCAGGCGTGA
- a CDS encoding topoisomerase I has translation MTPQWILRKGTKRSGFRYVTAAGKAAPESARARAAALVIPPAWTDVHIAASPTAAVQAWGFDAKGRKQYRYHDRAAERGQLRKFYRVRQMARDLPAIREAVARDFRTKGLTKRRVAAGVVRLIGEAYFRVGSDRYAEQNKTFGIATLRKKHAAVHADGASEERVVFDYVGKESVRQHQVIFEPALVAFVRELLDTPGPRLFRYQSTGDDGRPHWHDLTSRDVNEYMHDVLGVPYSAKDFRTWGGTLRLATILADLGPGRTARETQKNLVVALRLVASDLGNTPTVCRKAYIHPIVIARYLDEGSTIAPFLSRAVVRRATARAAAHGRGHEGHPPEERALIGFLDKYFPERRGKRRDRRRRDREQAGERRAARAVADAA, from the coding sequence ATGACGCCGCAATGGATTCTGCGAAAAGGGACGAAGCGCTCCGGCTTCCGCTACGTCACCGCGGCGGGCAAGGCCGCCCCCGAGTCCGCCCGCGCCCGCGCCGCCGCGCTCGTCATCCCGCCGGCCTGGACGGACGTCCACATCGCCGCCTCGCCGACCGCCGCCGTCCAGGCGTGGGGCTTCGACGCGAAGGGGCGCAAGCAGTACCGTTACCACGACAGGGCGGCCGAGCGCGGGCAACTCCGCAAGTTCTACCGCGTGCGGCAGATGGCGCGCGACCTCCCCGCCATCCGCGAGGCGGTCGCGCGCGACTTCCGTACGAAAGGCCTAACGAAGCGCCGCGTCGCGGCGGGCGTGGTGCGCCTCATCGGCGAGGCGTACTTCCGCGTGGGCAGCGACCGCTACGCCGAGCAGAACAAGACGTTCGGCATCGCCACGCTGCGCAAGAAGCACGCGGCGGTGCACGCCGACGGCGCGTCCGAGGAGCGGGTCGTCTTCGACTACGTCGGCAAGGAGTCGGTCCGCCAGCACCAGGTGATCTTCGAGCCCGCGCTCGTCGCCTTCGTGCGCGAGCTGCTCGACACGCCCGGGCCGCGCCTCTTCCGCTATCAGTCGACCGGCGACGACGGGCGGCCGCACTGGCACGACCTCACCTCGCGCGACGTCAACGAGTACATGCACGACGTGCTCGGCGTCCCCTACTCGGCCAAGGACTTCCGCACCTGGGGCGGCACGCTCCGCCTCGCGACGATCCTCGCCGACCTCGGCCCCGGCCGGACGGCGCGCGAGACGCAGAAGAATCTCGTCGTCGCGCTCCGGCTCGTCGCCTCGGACCTCGGCAACACGCCGACGGTCTGCCGCAAGGCGTACATCCACCCGATCGTGATCGCGCGCTACCTCGACGAGGGGTCGACGATCGCGCCCTTCCTCTCGCGCGCGGTCGTGAGGCGCGCGACGGCGCGCGCCGCCGCGCACGGGCGCGGGCACGAGGGGCACCCGCCGGAGGAACGGGCGCTCATCGGGTTCCTCGACAAGTACTTCCCCGAGCGGCGCGGGAAGCGCCGCGACCGGCGCCGGCGCGACCGCGAGCAGGCGGGCGAGCGGCGGGCGGCGCGGGCGGTGGCCGACGCGGCGTAG
- the ccmE gene encoding cytochrome c-type biogenesis protein CcmE, whose amino-acid sequence MKPRTKFLAGGLVILGSAGVLMASSIKETGQYYLTPAELGTKVAADPTFRENGVKVGARVVPGSIVRDPGGRALTFRMSDGARTYAVAYRGIAPDTFTDGVDVIVEGRLGVDDTFRATTLLAKCASRYENAPAKPGMDKYRNVPGYRAPMGGAPATASTASL is encoded by the coding sequence ATGAAGCCGCGCACCAAGTTCCTCGCCGGGGGCCTAGTGATCCTGGGCAGCGCCGGCGTGCTCATGGCCAGCTCCATCAAGGAGACGGGCCAGTACTACCTCACGCCGGCCGAGCTCGGCACGAAGGTCGCCGCGGACCCCACCTTCCGCGAGAACGGGGTGAAGGTCGGCGCGCGCGTCGTCCCGGGGTCGATCGTCCGCGACCCCGGCGGGCGCGCGCTCACCTTCCGCATGAGCGACGGCGCGCGGACCTACGCCGTCGCCTACCGCGGCATCGCCCCCGACACGTTCACCGACGGCGTCGACGTCATCGTCGAGGGCCGGCTCGGCGTCGACGACACCTTCCGCGCGACGACGCTGCTCGCCAAGTGCGCGTCGCGCTACGAGAACGCGCCCGCCAAGCCGGGCATGGACAAGTACCGAAACGTCCCCGGCTACCGGGCGCCGATGGGCGGCGCCCCCGCGACCGCGAGCACCGCCAGCCTCTGA
- the recF gene encoding DNA replication and repair protein RecF, whose product MRLRRLVVRDFRNLERVALDLAPAGLALVGENGHGKTNLLEAIYYLQLLRSVRGARDAELVRFGAGAFHVGAEAELPTPGGLRTREAGVGFERAGKRKRVRVDGAEPPRLSDALGAVPSVILSPGDVALVAGAPTERRRYLDVVLALTSRPYLAALQAYRGALVRRNAALRDAARTGRGDARAAVWEPALAEHGAVLWTERRRWVAARADAYAGLCAAIGERAPGRVRYATALALPEDAAGDVAAVRAAIAHGLAEKRAFDLKRGATHVGPHRDDLEIALGGRELRTYGSGGQQRTAAIALRMLEAATLRDAIGGPPLFLLDDPFAELDARRAHRILDLLGEAGLGQAVIAVPRAGDIPDEFTGLERATVRDGVVGR is encoded by the coding sequence GTGCGCCTGCGCCGGCTCGTCGTGCGCGACTTCCGCAACCTGGAGCGCGTCGCGCTCGACCTCGCGCCCGCCGGACTCGCGCTCGTCGGCGAGAACGGGCACGGCAAGACGAACCTGCTCGAGGCGATCTACTACCTGCAGCTCCTGCGCTCCGTGCGCGGCGCGCGCGACGCGGAGCTCGTGCGCTTCGGCGCGGGTGCGTTCCACGTCGGCGCGGAGGCGGAGCTGCCGACGCCCGGCGGCCTCCGGACGCGCGAGGCGGGCGTGGGCTTCGAGCGCGCGGGTAAGCGCAAGCGCGTGCGCGTCGACGGGGCCGAGCCGCCGCGGCTGAGCGACGCGTTAGGCGCGGTGCCGAGCGTGATCCTCTCGCCGGGGGACGTGGCGCTGGTGGCCGGCGCGCCGACCGAGCGGCGGCGCTACCTGGACGTCGTGCTCGCGCTGACGTCGCGGCCGTACCTCGCGGCGCTGCAGGCGTACCGCGGCGCGCTCGTGCGGCGGAACGCGGCGCTCCGCGACGCGGCGCGCACCGGGCGCGGCGACGCGCGCGCGGCGGTGTGGGAGCCCGCGCTGGCCGAACACGGGGCGGTGCTCTGGACCGAGCGGCGCCGCTGGGTGGCGGCGCGCGCCGACGCGTACGCGGGGCTCTGCGCCGCGATCGGCGAGCGCGCGCCGGGGCGCGTCCGCTACGCGACGGCGCTCGCGCTGCCGGAGGACGCGGCGGGGGACGTGGCCGCGGTGCGTGCGGCGATCGCGCACGGGCTCGCCGAGAAGCGGGCGTTCGACCTCAAGCGCGGCGCGACGCACGTCGGCCCGCACCGCGACGATCTGGAAATCGCGCTCGGCGGGCGCGAGCTGCGCACCTACGGGTCGGGCGGCCAGCAGCGCACCGCGGCGATCGCGCTCCGCATGTTGGAGGCGGCGACGCTGCGCGACGCGATCGGCGGGCCGCCGCTCTTCCTGCTCGACGACCCGTTCGCCGAGCTCGACGCGCGCCGCGCGCACCGCATCCTCGACTTGTTAGGCGAGGCCGGGCTCGGGCAGGCGGTGATCGCCGTACCGCGCGCGGGCGACATCCCGGACGAGTTCACGGGGCTGGAGCGGGCGACGGTACGGGACGGCGTGGTGGGGCGGTGA
- a CDS encoding SusC/RagA family TonB-linked outer membrane protein, which yields MRVWYPPVRSTSTRLGAALLALTAVPCVVRAQAPTTVTGTVTSEAGVPLALASVSLPALGLGGQTNSQGRYTFTVPGARALGRTVDLTARLVGYRPTTAPVTLAAGTTVTRNFTLASNPLRLSDVVVTGSGTTSTRERLGVTVSSVASDQIVRSAEPNVVDALAQKAPGIEVTSQSGDPGAGSGIILRGLKTIQGNGQPLFVVDGQPIDNSTIVTDASDTGFNYSNRALDLNPADIESIDVLKGPSAAALYGLRAANGVILITTRAGRPGATRYQLTTNLTVDDVNRTIPLQTTWGRGFVGVTPTCVADALCANRSWGAALPAGTPVYDHFAELFRTGTTVDPTLQVSGGDAQRSFFLSGSTLQQEGVSKGPNSHLGRNTFRLRAAQQLTGTLRIGGNVNYTDLSQRAIQKGNNLNGLLLGSLRQPPEYNPYPYQTPTGQQRCWTMPDPTLPSSTCQFDGGLWVQNVPRNSDAVGRTIGNVELNYTPASWLQVGYTLGIDAYAERRLEGLPPYSSGDATAGELWQGAYSSRQIDHNLVATFTKQLPRGVRGQLAVGQNLNWREFRREQVKGIGFIDPTLYTLNNIVASNLTPQNLQSNVNLAGYFTEGRLDFGDQVYATARLRADQASTLPSSSRTGYFPGATLAWNVTNTLGKRDNRGVLTYLKARTSYGVAGRSPDPYQVLTVYGSGPQALAYGEGATNTSVGGLPGLHIGDNAFARGNPSLRFERTAEAEGGFDFGLFNQRVDGSVTYYGQGTRDLIFYVPVPGSTGFLTALQNGARVTNKGVELQLNARLLERRDVSWDVGVNYTRSRNQLVALNGASYVLLTGGFGNSAAVPGHPLGSFYFTDFARCRYDVPDAQNLQSTAAGDGVNINAACRAAKAPNGALYVDADGFPILDPANRVSGNPNPNWLGGLRTGVRLWQRVSLSALLDIRRGGDVWNGTRGALQSYGTSGYTAVRATCTGPRSDPTCTGNEHAFGSAGWFPGPVTGPGAGKAVPIGENWWRVGLGNNFNGPQAQLTEDGSFTRLREVSAAYTLDGATFRRVTRLSSMDVRLAGRNLALWTKYSGIDPETNLSGPIGAGRGQDYFNNPQTRSVVLNITLNR from the coding sequence ATGCGTGTCTGGTACCCGCCCGTCCGCTCCACCTCTACCCGGCTCGGCGCGGCGCTGTTGGCGCTGACGGCCGTGCCGTGCGTCGTCCGCGCGCAGGCGCCGACCACGGTCACCGGCACGGTGACCAGCGAGGCCGGCGTGCCGCTCGCCCTCGCGAGCGTCAGCCTTCCGGCCCTCGGGCTCGGCGGCCAGACGAACTCGCAGGGGCGGTACACGTTCACGGTCCCGGGCGCACGTGCCCTCGGCCGCACCGTGGACCTCACCGCGCGCTTGGTCGGCTACCGGCCGACCACCGCGCCGGTCACGCTCGCCGCGGGGACGACCGTCACGCGCAATTTCACGCTCGCGAGCAACCCGCTCCGCCTCAGCGACGTCGTCGTGACCGGCTCCGGGACCACGAGCACGCGCGAGCGACTCGGCGTCACCGTCAGCTCCGTGGCGAGCGACCAGATCGTGCGCTCGGCCGAGCCGAACGTCGTCGACGCGCTCGCGCAGAAGGCGCCGGGGATCGAGGTCACGTCGCAGTCGGGCGACCCCGGCGCGGGGAGCGGCATCATCCTGCGCGGGCTGAAGACGATCCAGGGCAACGGCCAGCCGCTATTCGTCGTCGACGGCCAGCCGATCGACAACTCGACGATCGTCACCGACGCGTCCGACACCGGCTTCAACTACTCCAACCGCGCGCTCGACCTCAACCCGGCCGACATCGAGTCGATCGACGTGCTCAAGGGGCCGTCGGCCGCCGCGCTCTACGGACTCCGCGCCGCCAACGGCGTCATCCTGATCACGACCCGCGCGGGGCGCCCCGGCGCGACGCGCTACCAGCTCACCACCAACCTCACGGTCGACGACGTCAACCGCACGATCCCGCTGCAGACGACATGGGGGCGTGGGTTCGTCGGCGTCACGCCGACCTGCGTGGCCGACGCCCTCTGCGCCAACCGCTCGTGGGGCGCCGCACTCCCGGCCGGGACGCCCGTCTACGACCACTTCGCCGAGCTGTTCCGCACCGGGACCACCGTCGACCCCACGCTCCAGGTCTCGGGCGGCGACGCGCAGCGGAGCTTCTTCCTCTCGGGCAGCACGCTGCAGCAGGAGGGCGTCTCGAAGGGACCGAACAGTCACCTGGGCCGCAACACGTTCCGCCTGCGCGCGGCCCAGCAGCTGACGGGCACGCTCCGCATCGGCGGGAACGTCAACTACACCGACCTCTCGCAGCGCGCCATCCAGAAGGGGAACAACCTCAACGGCCTGCTCCTCGGGTCGCTGCGGCAACCGCCCGAGTACAACCCGTACCCGTACCAGACGCCGACCGGCCAGCAGCGCTGCTGGACGATGCCGGACCCGACGCTCCCGTCGAGCACGTGCCAGTTCGACGGCGGGCTCTGGGTGCAGAACGTCCCGCGCAACTCGGACGCGGTCGGGCGGACGATCGGCAACGTCGAGCTGAACTACACGCCCGCGAGCTGGCTCCAGGTCGGCTATACGTTAGGCATCGACGCCTACGCCGAGCGGCGGCTCGAGGGGCTGCCGCCGTACAGCTCGGGCGACGCGACCGCCGGGGAGCTCTGGCAGGGGGCGTACTCGAGCCGCCAGATCGACCACAACCTCGTCGCGACGTTCACGAAGCAACTCCCGCGCGGCGTGCGCGGCCAGCTCGCGGTCGGGCAGAACCTCAACTGGCGCGAGTTCCGCCGCGAGCAGGTGAAGGGGATCGGGTTCATCGACCCGACGCTCTACACGCTCAACAACATCGTCGCGTCGAACCTCACGCCGCAGAACCTCCAGAGCAACGTCAACCTCGCGGGCTACTTCACCGAGGGTCGGCTCGACTTCGGGGACCAGGTCTACGCGACCGCGCGCCTCCGCGCGGACCAGGCGTCGACGCTGCCGAGCTCGAGCCGCACCGGGTACTTCCCGGGCGCGACGCTGGCCTGGAACGTCACGAACACGCTCGGCAAGCGCGACAACCGCGGCGTGCTCACCTACCTCAAGGCCCGCACGAGCTACGGCGTCGCCGGGCGCTCGCCCGACCCGTACCAGGTCCTCACGGTCTACGGCTCGGGGCCGCAGGCGCTCGCCTACGGCGAGGGGGCGACCAACACGTCGGTCGGCGGCCTGCCCGGCCTCCACATCGGCGACAACGCCTTCGCCCGCGGCAACCCGAGCCTGCGCTTCGAGCGCACCGCGGAGGCCGAAGGCGGCTTCGACTTCGGGCTCTTCAACCAGCGCGTCGACGGCTCCGTCACCTACTACGGCCAGGGGACGCGCGACCTGATCTTCTACGTCCCGGTGCCCGGCTCGACGGGTTTCCTCACCGCGCTGCAGAACGGCGCGCGCGTGACCAACAAGGGCGTGGAGCTGCAGCTCAACGCGCGACTGCTGGAGCGCCGCGACGTGTCGTGGGACGTCGGAGTCAACTACACGCGCAGCCGCAACCAGCTCGTCGCGCTCAACGGGGCGTCGTACGTGTTGCTCACGGGCGGGTTCGGCAACAGCGCCGCGGTGCCGGGCCACCCGCTCGGGTCGTTCTACTTCACCGACTTCGCCCGCTGCCGCTACGACGTCCCGGACGCGCAGAACCTGCAGTCGACCGCGGCCGGCGACGGCGTCAACATCAACGCCGCGTGCCGCGCGGCCAAGGCGCCCAACGGCGCGCTCTACGTCGACGCGGACGGGTTCCCGATCCTCGACCCGGCCAACCGCGTCAGCGGCAACCCCAACCCGAACTGGCTCGGCGGCCTCCGCACCGGGGTGCGCCTCTGGCAACGCGTGTCGCTCTCCGCGCTCCTCGACATTCGCCGCGGCGGCGACGTGTGGAACGGCACCCGCGGCGCCCTGCAGAGCTACGGCACGAGCGGCTACACGGCGGTCCGGGCCACCTGCACCGGCCCGCGCAGCGACCCGACGTGCACGGGAAACGAGCACGCGTTCGGCTCGGCCGGCTGGTTCCCGGGGCCGGTGACCGGCCCCGGGGCGGGGAAGGCCGTGCCGATCGGCGAGAACTGGTGGCGCGTCGGACTCGGCAACAACTTCAACGGCCCGCAGGCGCAGTTGACCGAGGACGGCTCGTTCACACGCCTGCGCGAGGTCTCGGCCGCCTACACCCTCGACGGCGCGACCTTCCGGCGCGTGACGCGGCTGTCGAGCATGGACGTGCGGCTGGCCGGACGCAACCTCGCGCTCTGGACCAAGTACAGCGGCATCGACCCCGAGACCAACCTCTCCGGGCCGATCGGCGCGGGGCGCGGGCAGGACTATTTCAACAACCCGCAGACGCGGTCGGTGGTCCTCAACATCACCCTGAACCGCTGA
- a CDS encoding crotonase, which yields MAYTTLTLDVADRIATITANRPDKLNALNDALITELGLAMDEAAARDDVGGVILTGAGRAFVAGADIGEVGAASPYEAKRLARKGQENFRKFETSAKPTVAAVNGFALGGGCELAMCCHVRVASEAARFGQPEVKLGLVPGYGGTQRLARLVGKGRALQLLLTGEQIDAQEAYRIGLANLVVPPGELLDRARALLAAMLANAPVALALTVETVNAGYDLPLDEALRFEATAFGLAAATEDMREGTQAFLGKRAARFVGR from the coding sequence ATGGCCTACACGACGCTGACGCTCGACGTCGCCGACCGGATCGCGACGATCACGGCCAACCGGCCCGACAAGCTCAACGCGCTCAACGACGCGCTGATCACCGAACTCGGCCTCGCGATGGACGAGGCCGCGGCGCGGGACGACGTCGGCGGCGTGATCCTGACCGGCGCCGGGCGCGCGTTCGTCGCGGGGGCAGACATCGGCGAGGTCGGCGCGGCGTCGCCCTACGAGGCGAAGCGGCTGGCGCGCAAGGGGCAGGAGAACTTCCGCAAGTTCGAGACGAGCGCGAAGCCGACCGTCGCCGCGGTGAACGGCTTCGCGTTAGGCGGCGGCTGCGAGCTGGCGATGTGCTGCCACGTGCGCGTGGCGAGCGAGGCCGCGCGCTTCGGGCAGCCCGAGGTGAAGCTCGGGCTCGTCCCCGGCTACGGCGGGACGCAGCGCCTCGCGCGGCTCGTCGGCAAGGGGCGCGCGCTGCAGCTGCTGCTCACGGGCGAGCAGATCGACGCGCAGGAGGCGTACCGCATCGGGCTCGCGAACCTCGTCGTCCCGCCGGGCGAGCTGCTCGACCGGGCGCGCGCGCTGCTCGCGGCGATGCTCGCCAACGCGCCCGTGGCGCTCGCGCTCACGGTCGAGACGGTGAACGCGGGCTACGACCTGCCGCTCGACGAGGCGCTGCGCTTCGAGGCGACCGCGTTCGGGCTCGCGGCGGCCACCGAGGACATGCGCGAGGGGACGCAGGCCTTCCTCGGGAAGCGCGCCGCGCGCTTCGTGGGGCGCTGA
- a CDS encoding glutathione peroxidase encodes MLFDIPVTTIDGRRTTLAPHRGAVLLIVNTASQCGFTPQYAGLESLYRRHKDQGFAVLGFPCDQFGGQEPGDEAEIANFCSLRYEVTFPMFAKVEVNGPGTHPLFAALKHARPGLLGSEAVKWNFTKFLVDRAGRVVARHAPQTAPDTLEGEIRTLVGA; translated from the coding sequence ATGCTCTTCGACATCCCCGTCACCACCATCGACGGCCGGCGGACGACGCTCGCGCCGCACCGGGGCGCGGTGCTCCTGATCGTCAACACCGCGAGCCAGTGCGGCTTCACGCCCCAGTACGCGGGGCTGGAGTCGCTCTACCGGCGGCACAAGGACCAGGGCTTCGCCGTGCTCGGCTTTCCCTGCGACCAGTTCGGCGGGCAGGAGCCCGGAGACGAGGCGGAGATCGCGAACTTCTGCTCGCTCCGCTACGAGGTCACGTTCCCGATGTTCGCCAAGGTCGAGGTGAACGGGCCGGGGACGCACCCGCTCTTCGCGGCGCTCAAGCACGCGCGGCCGGGGCTGCTGGGAAGCGAGGCGGTGAAGTGGAACTTCACCAAGTTCCTCGTCGACCGCGCCGGGCGGGTGGTGGCGCGCCACGCGCCGCAAACCGCCCCCGACACGCTCGAAGGCGAGATCCGCACGCTAGTCGGTGCGTAG